The window TGGGACCGAGTCTTCTGTGCTATATATGGAGATGATGGCCATTTATAGAGGGCTGATCTTGTGTGTGGAGAAGAATATACAGAGGATTGCTATTAGATCTGATTCCAAGTAAGCTATTGACATTTTAAGGAGAAGAGTGCAAGGCCCTTGGGGCAGTGTAGCATCTGAAAAGTGTAATTTTACATTTGGTGGACAGATTGTCATGGAGTCAGCATGTTTGACAAGAGACGAATCAACTGGCTGACTTCATAGCTTCTATGGATTTGAGACTGGATGAAACTGTTTTTTATTCTTCAGAGTCCCCAGAGGAACTGTGTGCTATTGTAAAAAAGGATGCTGATCAGTGTATTTTCTACAGATTGtaatttacctttttctttaataattttttttttaactatcaaaaaataataattatcaaTACAGGGACTAATTAGTGGCCCATGAATCAATGAACAAGAAATACAATCCTTTATTATGAAACATTCCAAATCatatatttaaataattatCATGATCTAACCATGACTGAACAGTTCTAACATTTGATTTGATTGGTCCAACCAAAAAACTCTATTGCTTGGACGGTTCTGTCCAGTTCTTGATACACATCGGGTCAACAGGCAGTCAAGCAAGGCAACTTCTGAGAACGACGGATTGATAGTCTGCTGGTCCAGCCCCATCTGCATTTAGTACACTGGAATTGCTAGCGATTGATGCTGGTTTATCATCTAAATCATATTTCCCCACCTTTCAACCTGTTCCTCAATGGGATCATTTCCATTAGTTCTCATGGAGTTCCATTCAATGGGAAGGGGGGATTTGAAGAGCCCTGTGACTGCTAGTAACAATCTAAAAACCTGCGATATGCCATGTAGGGTCCCTAGAAATGTGCTCTACCAGTGGAGAATTGATCAGCCACATCTTCCATTGCCAAATTGCAAATGCAATGGAAATGTTGAGCTGTTTTGAGGCTCTTTCATTTGCTTTGGTTTCCCTTAAAGACAGCATCAACAGGATGAGATGTTGGAAATTTagattttaatggaaaaagagGTGAGCTCATATCGACATGGATAGTTGAATTACGGATCATTAAGGAGAGTAAAAAGGATAGGATATTcattaataaaagataattcACCTAGCACATTATCATAGACTAGATCCATGATCTTGGCTTCTCATTCCACAATGGTTCTAGAGCATGAGGTCCTTCAAAACTTCATTTCCCTCAGATTGCACAACAATAATTCCCCCTTGGACCTCGCCCCTATGAGGGATACCATTAAACTCAAATTTAATCACTACTCCTTGAGCGCCTCCCGGAAATGCATGGATGCCTTTTATAGATATTTTTAGGCCTATGGTGCAAGAAATCTCTTTCTTTCATCCTGTGGAGAGTGATTATGATAGCATTATTGGATGGATATTTCCTAGTTAAGGAAGACTGATGGCAAATGTCTGTTGGGTTGGCCCAGCCTCTAGCATCTTTACTAGAGAGGTCAATTTCCTAGCAGATGAGCTCGCCAAACAGGGGCAGCTAAGAATTTGCGATCTTAGGACCTTTATTTTTCAGGATGACCCTCCAACTCGTCTATTCATAATTTTAGAGTTTTCTCACATCTTAATTTGCTCTTCAAGCCATCTAAGGAAACCAGTCCTATCAGTGATGGACACTCAAAAATTCAAGTCCAAGATAAAGAAAATGACACTAACCTCAACAGAAACCAATTCAACCACATACAAGACAACCATTATATGATAAACCACAAGAATATCACCAATAACAACTAACCAAAGGGGTCAATTTAAACCTAGGCATTCACTGATTGTCACAAATTTCAGGCAATATACCAGGGAGCATATATccaatttttagaacatactATTTAtgcttttatctttctttctttctctttataatATAATGGTAAAAGAGTAAACCCAGGCAGTAGACAGGTGATACCTGCAGCATCGTGACCTGTGCTGATAGGGTGGTTGCTTCAGTCTGAAGTGTCTGCACCTTTCTCTCCAGTTCGCTAGTATATCGAATCTTCCTCTCTTTCGACCTCGCTGCAGATTGTCGATTTGCAAGAATCCTACAGAGGACATAACGGCAAAACAATTCAGACAAAGAAACTTCAAAATTTTTACAAAACTATCTCCTCACCACTCAGTTCAATCTGAATTTAACAAAATCCGAGGCTCTGGGAAAAAATAAGGCTTCCATCTAAGAATACTTGGTCAACATCTCTATCTAACTAACACAAACGGAACATCAATAACGGATTAGAACTataaattgaaaaagaatacATAAAACCAAGTACAGAGCTCTAACAGAGTACTCACAAACAGTCATTCAATCAAAGATTTTCTTTACATTTTACAGACGCAAAAGTAATTTTGAACATCTTTTACGAAGCAACCAatggaaaagaacaaaaaatttcaGTAAGCCAATATCCAAGTCTCCAAATTCGATCAAACTTCAAACAAGTTTATAAGGGGAAAAGCCAAACCTCTTGGCTCTCTTGGGATCAATCAAAGCCAACTCCGCAAGCTTATCGGGTCCCAAAGCTTTCTTAGTACTATCAAGCGTCTCCACCTCGAAAGAAGACGATGACCCATCCATGGAACTGCTATGCCTATGCATCCTCTTCTCGGAGACTCCATTTCTCCCACCAAACTTATCAGCTTCGcccccaccatcaccaccgaCAGGGGACGGTTGAAACCCTAAGCCGTCAAAGAAATCGGAGTCGACGGACAAGCTCCTGAAATGGGTCCCAACTGCCAGCCTCCCCTTACCCTTGTCTCCGGTGGTGGAATCAACGGTCATGGGGACACCAACGTCGTTGTTGTCGTTagtggtagtagtggtggtggtgttgtcttcggagagagaaggaaggtcTAGGGCAGAGAGGTTGAAGTCGACATCAGGGTCGAAGAGGATGTCGTCGGTGAAACGGAAGAAGATCTCTGACTGAGCCCGGCGATGGTGGGATCCACGATGTGGGGTCTCCGGCATCTGATCTATGTCTAATCGGCCGGGGAAGGAAGCTCCGGTGGCTCTACCGGTGAACTGAGCTTCCATGCTTTAGCTTTTTGGGTTGAGAACTGAGAATCCTCCTCGCGAGTTGTTGGGTTTGTTCTGAGGGGGGAGTTGTTGGCCTTGTTAATCAACGACGGCATTGAAAGCTTGAGATACAGAGAGAGACGTTGAATTTCTTTCcttaatttttcctttctttctcttttttctcacTGCTCTGTAGGAAATAACGGTAAAATGGGAAGGTCAGTTAAGTTAAGTTAAGTGAGTGGGTGACTCATGggtcatgagtcatgaccaGGTGAGGTTGTGGGACCCACTGACACAACTTCCAAGAAAGTCAAAACCCCATTTATGTGACATATATATTTAtgggtttggattttggaaggcCCAAAGATGGGATGAGTGTCTCTGATTGACACGTTTTgctttgacgaaaggatatgaaagggggtgggtcccacagattCTCCGTATATAGGCCTATATAGACTCTATAGATGATCTCCCATGTGACCACGTGCGTATGTTCCGCAGGGCAGTTAAGACTTGGAGAGGACACAGTGACGTAAGGATCTCTCTATCGTAGAAAGAGAAAGATAGGTGGCAGGTAGACCATTGAATCACTGACCTTCTTTGGGTTCGTTCTCACTAGTCCAGTACTAGTCCGAATCCGGGTCGGACCCGGGTCGaactttctatttcttctcgATTCCTTtttaagggtgttaattggtTAGATATAAACAATTTAATAGTTCAGTTCGATTTATATTGTCATTGacaaaattcaaaaccaaaccaattattaattaatatttctcaaatcaaaaccaattacTAATTGGTTTCGGTTTAACGTTTTTTAAAAGGTTGATTCAATTTCGATAAATGGTTTCGAttaattcctttcttcttttctttagagTTTAGACTCTTAGGTTGTATTTATTGTGCATTTTTGGAGAAGATTTTAAGTCTAGAATACATtctgaaaattattttttattttttattttacaatacATTTTAGACATACAATCTATTTTAAGAATCCAAATAAATCCGAATCCAGACTCCAGAATCCCAGCTCCCTAACCTCGGGGCATGCAAAGATCCCATTACCCCTACTTGAACGTCTTGCCCGAATCAGGGTAAGATGGTCTTTACGCGTGTTTAGAGCGCATATGGAAGTAGGCCAAGCGAAAATAGAGGATGATTCCTTCCACTTTTCCTTGATTCTTTCCTTGTGACTTCAAAAAACAGCACGACTCGGCCTTTGCAAAGTATTACAAAGTCTTCTTCCCAATGTATTTCACGGTTTTCCAGATGACCTCCCCTAACCACATTTCATTTCATGATTTCAAGGCTGTGTATTTTCTCATTCCGTGACGCAACCATATGGAATTACATTAGAAACAGAGACTTTCCCTTTCGAATCGGAGACTCTCTACTTAGGAACCCGGCCTATTATCACTAGTACCCAATAGTGCTTGGGTGGTCCCCAACTTCCAAGCATACTAGTTTGGCAGTTTCTCTGATCTTTTCCATCCCCAGTGTTGTGTAAACACAAAATGATTCGTCTCTAGCTAATAAGTAAATTTGTTAAACATAAAGATTAAACAGTCGGTTTCGTTCAATTTTGATCTGTTTCATTCAATTTAATGCATGTTTTAAttcaaatcgaaaccaaaccagtCAGATGATAATCGGTTTCAGAGTTTTTAACATAGTAATACCTGTTTTCTTGCTCAATCTCAGTCTATATAATGTTAGCAATGCTTATTAGTTGTGCTTACTCTGGCAATTGTGTAGACTAAGAAACAGACAAGATCATTAAAGGAAAATTCAACAATTGTGAAGGATTCTTCGTGAAACGTTTTTTATCCGTAAATGTCTAAATCGAAACATACATTATTATTCATGTCTTGTTCAATAATTTAGCATATTGATCCTGTGAATTATTTCTATCACTGTctacttttgttttatttttaacaaggAAAGGGGACTTTTTAGTATTGACCTCTTGCTTCTTGGGTTCCATTTGAGGTAAAATATGAGTTCTGATCTGCTACCCATATGGGGACGGGTggagacagatctgaaccctccataaGGGTGTGGGATCCGTCTTTAAGATATGgaacccacaccccatggaggtgtcagatctgtccccacccgtccccatgtggataGTTGATCCAGATTCGTAAAATATTTTATAGCTTTAGTTGTTGATTTTTTCCTTCAAActttattcaaaataaaaaggacAATAGGAAGCAGCCACCAAATCAACAAGAATCACCTGGCTTATGGTCATTAATCAGCAAAATTTTCTCTTGAAACGACTCAAACCTAATAAAGTAATAATTGCATGCACTAATCAATTTTCATCTTTAATTTTCAGGTAATTGACAATTTAATCGTCAAAACCCAGTGtccccatttttttcttttatgttaaaACGTTAACATCTCTCAACTttagagagaggaagaaattaGATGCAATGTCATTCTCAAACACCAAAAAGTTTTGAGCAAATTCTGGTGGATTAAAGTTCTTTTATCACCATTGTCTCTCACAAATGTTGACGTGAAAGAGCGAGAAAAGACTCCTATTATGTATCTTATTGACCCTAAATTTAGGTGTATTAACATTATTTGCCCTCAAAATGTTTCTAATCTTTTGTGGAACTACACAAAAACCCAATGTATATTACGTATACCATGACTATGATAGTCATATGGTTGTTTTCTACATCAAACTATTGATTGATCATGGCTATATATAGTGTTTATCACAAGGCCATGGACAAAAAACTTAATTTCTTCACTTGGCTTTCTTCCAAACTTTGTGGATATATTATATATGTGGCAATAAGaatacatgctttttttttcctgttgtTTGATCATATATTTTGGTAGTTTAAAGAATATTAATTATGGGAGAGGGCTCTCTGAGCAAGCGACATAGAGTAGCGCACCAATGAGATGCAGCACAACGGGATATATCATACATTAAGGGCAGTTTGTTGTAGAGTCATTTCAcatgaggaggaaagagatagacacagtggTGCTAGTGTAACCTAGCGCAGCAGCTCAAAAACCTTTTCCTTAATTTAATATAACcattctaccaaaaataaataaatttttaatataaccatttccccttctctcttatACTAGTTCACTTATTGTTGCTTAATCaccaatctctctctcccccttttggtgatattttttgttttaataccttttttttttttttttttttgtgtggaaaAGACCTCTTTTTTAGTGAATGATAAATTTATTTAGGATAATTACAGTTACTTGGTTGCATTGAGCCCATAATCGTATTCGAATTTCCCTCCTTCGTACATTAGGGAGTGGTATTTTTGTCTTGTACGGAAGGTAGAAATGGTATTATAAATCTAGTTAAAATGTTCCGTATAATAAatgtcttttgttttatttggtcCATGTTAGATggtaaaattttaatttcaatgtaGCCATGCATGGTTACACTAAGAACATCTAAGCATGAAAACGGGAGAATGCACATCAAGAAGTCACAACGTGGAATTCGGCCAAATAGTCTTACCCTCTATAGACACGGCAGTGGAAAACAATACAAACGGGCTCCAATTCACTCAACTTTTGGGAGATTGGACTAATGGAAATGGGTCATTGTCCCTCTTTAGTATAAGACCATCATAATGAAAGGCCATGAAATCTGATCCCTCTTCGAAACTAACATGCACAATCTTAAACTTAAAAGGTTTAATAGCATTGACAAGGCGAGAAATTAGGAAGGATTCATGATTCACCAACCTATGAATGAAGGAATCTGGCTTTGTCAAGAATCAAATCCTTTCTTAGTGAGTTACCCATTTGGTAAGTAGAGTACTAATCCCACAAAAGGGTTATAATTAAACCCATTATCGGATTTGATCAGTGGGTATTGGGAAGGAGTGGCTGAGACAGCACGGAAAAACTTGGGTTGGAATTAGATAGTTTGAGGTGGTGGAATTTTTGTGGAATCCACACTCCTCCCATCTAACAAACACTTTCTATCGTTTTCTCATTCACCTTCAAGTGCTCTCCCATTAGGCAATCCATCTTCCATAGTtattcaattggttcaattaaTAATCTATAATTAAAAATAGTAGACCCCATCCatggattaagttttccttcaccaacgGGGAAGAGAGTCTCTTCTTCAGTGGTGATTTGACCTTGTGATTGAACTTTGTAAACCCCTTATTCTATGAGAAAACAACTTTTCTTGTCTAGTCTTAGGGTTAGATCCAAGATTATTAAACTCAAAATCAGGATCTAGACGAGGCCATCCTGTGGAATTCAAGGGGCTTGATCAATTCTGATCTGAATGGGTTGATTCAATCAATTCGATTCTAATTCTTGAAACCTTTATCAGATCCCATAATTCTTACATCCTTGATACGCTAGggcttcttttttcttttgggtggaAAGATAATCTTACGTTAGGGTTTATGACTTGGAactagaaaaatataaataaataaaggacaaTTACCTAGATCGATCCATTAGAGAAAAAGTAatacaaaacaagtaggtttgattttattttatatttacttTTCTTGTAAACCTACTTATTTTGTAAGAATTTTTCTTATCTAATAGATCAAGGAAATTGTCCCAAACATAAAACCTAAACACTACTGgtaattcaaaaaaatagaaaaggccCTCCTGCTTAATCATTTTACGTTATACTTTATTTTTTCAGTTGTTATATTTTTAGAGATTCTAAAATTAGGTCATGCTTTGGTGGTGAAGCGTCCAACTGCCTTATAGCATCTCTACTTTTTCGTATTCCATCTAATCTTTTTCCTCACTCTAATAAGATCGAGAATCAGAAATATTTACCAGAATACTCTTAACAACGAAGAATCTCGTGTTAAGAAATTTCTCATTCTTCAAAATAAGAGCCTCTTCTTATATCGGTTGAGGGGTAATAATTAAGAATCATTTTGTGGCTTTAGGGTAAAGaggttttcctttctttctttctttttggtttaaCCCAAAGAAATTTGATGA is drawn from Telopea speciosissima isolate NSW1024214 ecotype Mountain lineage chromosome 1, Tspe_v1, whole genome shotgun sequence and contains these coding sequences:
- the LOC122648756 gene encoding transcription factor VIP1-like, coding for MEAQFTGRATGASFPGRLDIDQMPETPHRGSHHRRAQSEIFFRFTDDILFDPDVDFNLSALDLPSLSEDNTTTTTTTNDNNDVGVPMTVDSTTGDKGKGRLAVGTHFRSLSVDSDFFDGLGFQPSPVGGDGGGEADKFGGRNGVSEKRMHRHSSSMDGSSSSFEVETLDSTKKALGPDKLAELALIDPKRAKRILANRQSAARSKERKIRYTSELERKVQTLQTEATTLSAQVTMLQRDTTGLTSENKELKLRLQAMEQQAQLRDALNETLREEVQRLRIATGQGPVVNGNSFTRGLPPPFFTPSQTLNHFGNHQTQQQQQQLRTQSSPNGPTLRGQPQQDFQQRT